The nucleotide window ATCCACTGAAGTTGTTCATTGCCAAACTTAGACTGATAAGATTCGAGCAGTTATGGAGGTCATCTGGAATTTCCCTCGTCATATTGTTGGATCCAAGAGACAGGAAAGTAAGATTAGGAAACCTTGAAAAACCCTCAGGAATTTTTCCACTTAAAGCATTAACAGACATGGTAACATTTACTAGACTAGTACAATTGGCAATGCTAGTGGGAATGGATCCATGAAAGAAGTTGTCGCCCAAAATAAGAGACTTTAAATTATGAAGATCACCCAAGTTTGAAGGAAGTTCACCCGAAAGAAGATTCTGGCTCATTAACAGATATGTCAAGTTTGTTATTGATGAAGGGATCTTCCCAGTAAATGCATTTGAATGCAGGGTTAGAACTTGTAAGGAACTTAGAGATCCAATCTCAGAAGATATTGTTCCCTCCAATATATTCTGAGAGTCCTAAATGTGTTAACGATTTCATCTGGAAAATGGAAGATGGAATGGTGGAATTCAAGTTATTGCGATATAACCTCAGAGTCTCCAACTGAACTAAATTTCCTAGCTCAGGAGGAATACTTCCAATAAACTGATTTTCATATAACTCAAGGTTTAAAAGCTTGCTACACTTAGCAACCTCGGAGGGGATTTTCCCACTCAAGGAATTTTGGAACAATAGAAGGTATTCTAAATTTGTCAGATTTCCAATCTCTCTAGGTATTACACCGGATAACTTGTTTTGGCTAAAATTAAGAGCTCGCAAAGCTCCTAATTGACCTATGGAAAGAGGTATAGACCCTACCAAGTTATTTCCATAACCTAAAATATGTGTAGCATTAACTAGATTCCCAATGTTTGATGGGATTCTGCCAGTAAGGTTGTTGAAAGTAAAAGCAATTCCCAACAAATAAGTGTAGTTGAATATGCTGTCAGGGAGGCTTCCATTCAAGAAGTTGTAACCTAAATCCAAATACTGCAGGCTTTTAAGGTGTCCTAATTCAGGAGGAATAGGACCTGAGAGAGAATTTCCAAAAAGAGATAGTTGAGAAAGGTGAGTGCAAAGACTGAGCTGAGCAGGAATGTAGCCAGTGAATGAGTTTGAAGTTAAATCAAGAACTTGAAGGCCAGAAATGTTTCCAAGAAAAGGAGAAATCTCCCCTTGGAGCTGAAGACTAACCAGGGAAACTGAAAAGACATGATTTGAAGATGGATCACATGCAATGCCAGACCAGTTGCAGTGGTGGTGGCTGTCAACCCAATCTGCAAGAGCCCCATTTGGGTCAGCTGTGATGGAGTTCTTGAAAGCTTTCAAAGCTTGAATTTCAACATCAAAGCCTGTTTCAGCATGGGAAACTATGGATACAATGGAAAGTACTACTATGACTGTAGTTAAACTAATCTTTTATTATTCGTGTGAACCCATAGTGTTAAACTTCATAGAAAAAAGACCACAAAAATTATGcatattattatgatttataatatatcttttattatttaaatttacaaaaatctATGCTAGTAAATGCCCACTTGTCCAAACACACATCCAATCCAATTGAATGTAACTTGTTTTCTAACATGATTCAagtgttattttgttttaatattaaaaaagaaaaagtcacaTTTATCTATAGTATATGAAttcatattaaattattcaaaatcatattagaatacattgttttatataattacATGTTTAATTTCACCTTAAAAAGTAATTCTAGGTTCAAACTATATTTGAGTTGAAATAacttttcataattttcttattcaatcaaaaattgctttctaaatataaattccataatttcaaaatagttttaaccaaaatcaattactttaaaattcaattttacaaTGGACTTCCAAGACACACTAATGTTCTAGGGTAAATGAAGATGTGATAACCAATATCCCAATACTTTCTTTCTATCTAGTATATACTGCACCCCACTGCTGCATCGTTGACAATATTATATTAACCATATAAAGGAAAGAAACAAATGGACAACAAAATTCGACCATTATCAGTGTCATCGCATTCCAATTTCTTCTCCTCACTAAAACAGGTACTATGCGTATATGAAGTTTTAATTTCAACATCGTAACATGTTCTTAATGGATTGTGAATTCTGAAGTTTGATGCTCGTTCAGGTTgaaaaaaggttaaaattaGACCAAACTTTACAACCAGCAATAGAATCTCAGATACAAGAAAGCACTTTGGGTTCTCCCATCTTCCTTCAATCCAGTGGTAGCCAGATTTGTCCCTCCCAAGATAGCAGTGAACCTCCTCAAGCATTCCTCTCAGTTTCCCAAGAATTTCCAACAATCAATCAAGACCCTTCTCATTCTCAAACAGATCACATCACTTCTGCAAATGAAGCTGAAgacaatgatgatgatgatgacattGAACAGTTAATGCAGCTCTTGGGGTTATCAGAGGTAAAAGAACAAAGGGATGGTGATTTTGATGAAGGTGATTCATGCCACTGTGACGGTGGCTTTTATGCAAAAATTGTTGGTGTGGAAGGGCCAAAGTGTAGGAAAGAGGTGCTGAGGTTAGATGGGTGGATCAACCACTTTATGAATGGTGGTGGGGAGGAGAAGCAAGAGCCTTTGAGATTGGCACACCTGCTTTTGGGGAAATCTGCTTTTGTTTCTGATGGTGCTTTTGGAGAATTGGATTTCCCTTCAACCATTCAAGAATTTCTTCATACTGATCCTCCCACTGATTGAGGCAAATCCCTATTTTGTTATTACTCTTTAgctttgttgttttattttatgatattctTCTTTCTAATTGTTATATGCAAGTGCAACTATCTAGAAACTTTAGAGCCTTTATGACTAATACAAAACTTGGGAGATTCTTTCATCATGGCCCTAGGAATATTGGGCAATTAATGTTACATCACATAGTTGTGAAGGAAGGCTGATAATTtccatacatttttaaaaacccAAGTCCCCTGCTAATTTGTCATCTATTACTAAAAGATTGTGTGCATTTCATCATAATTGGAAAATACATTAAGACTTTGCTGTTGTTAAAGGCAACAGTAATGTGGCAATTGGGagtcatttgatttttcttctctaGAAAGAGCAGCTCCAAGGATTGATTATCATTTAACAAGACAGTGTTGTTTGAAGCTTCACAAGGGCAGATAAAACCTCATTTGTGTTGGGTCGATGTTCAGGATCAGGGAGGGTGCAGCACAGGGATAGCTTAAAGAGCTCTGCCAACACTTCATCATGTTCTTTTGTAACATTCCAGGTCAACAAAGGGTCCACAATATTGACAAATTGTTCTATTCCATTTGCAAGGGCTTTTGCTACTACTTCACGCAAAGTGATTGGCAAACCTTCCTCTTCTGAGagccctgttggccttcttttTGTTAGAAACTCCATTACTATGATACCAAAGCTGAACACATCCGCTTTAGTGGTTACTTTCCTCATGTAAGCAAATTCTGAGAATTACACAGCAGAAATATCTTGTTTAGAGtgtgaaatttatataataaaaacttaCGGTGTACAAAGTTAATAAGCTAAGAGGATTGGAAACAAAAagttatatttgatatttttttttaaaaaaacttgggTATGTATAGTAACCAAAAATTAGTTATCGCTTTGGACACAGACTATGGAGAAGGGAAAAATGTTTATCTGCAGTATTTAAATGGGTACAGTTCTCCATGCTTCTGTGAatctaataacaaatatttctGCATATTCCTTACAAGTCAATGTTAATGTTTTCAAGCAACAATTCAGCAAGTCTTCGTGATGCTGCTACCTTCATCGAATAGAACAATCAAATTTGGGCTCATATGCAttgaataaaaacagaaaatagatACTACACACGTTTAATACTTGAGCTCTTCATTATGATACTTTCACTGATTAGAACAATTTAAGATGCAGGATTTACTCACCATACAAATCAACAAGAActaaaatattcatttgaaTTGCAAGTCTGTCATGAACGTAACTGtgatgaaaatatattatgCATTGAAGATAAGAGATTAGCAAAATACGAAAGGCTTATACCTGGTGCCATATAACCAACTGTGCCTTGCAAAGCTGCTGATGAGGAAAGGGTACTACCAGCCTGCTCATGAAGACCAAGTATTCGTGCTGTCCCAAAGTCACTGACATGAGCTTCCCACTCTCTGTCTAAAAGGATGTTAGAAGGCTTTATATCACAGTGTACAATGGGAAAATCATAACCAGAGTGCAAATAATCCAATGCACTAGCAATAGAAATGAAAACTCGGACTCTTTCAGATAATGTCCACCTAGAGATCACAGACTGATCTACCCCTTTTCCATGTATGATGTTCTCCAAGTTCCCATTCTCCATGTACTCTAGAACCAAAGCCTTCATTTTCCCACTCTCCCAGGCATATCCAAGTACCTTGACCAAATTCCTATGTCTCATCTGGCTCAAGGTGTTGGCTTCTCTCTTGAAGATCTTGTCAGTTTTGGCAGAGAATTGTTGCAAATTCAATCTTTTTATGGCTACAACCCGGCCATCTTCCATTTGACCCTTGTAAACTGTGCTCAAACTGCTAGCACCTATGATGCTGTCTGCACTGAAAAAACCAGTGGCAATCTCCAACTCGTTTGGATTGAACCTTTTAAGTGTCAATGCTGAATTGTAGTCTGGTCCATGATTCACACTAGCATCTCTTTCTTTAGAATTGCAGAATTTGGTGCCTCGATTGAGAACTAGAATCAGCAAAAGTAGAAGCATAGCAAGAGATCCAAGTGAAGCAATAATAGATATGCTCTTCTTGGACAGCGAATGTTTTGTCTCTCTGCATGGTGGTAGGAACTTAGCTCCACAAAGATCCCGGTTTCCCACAATACTAGATGCATTGATGTGTGCAAATATTCCAGTTTTTGGTACATGACCTTCAAgttgattgaatgaaaggttgAGATGCACCAAGTTGGAAAGATTGGCAAAGCCCTCAGGAATAGTTCCCTTCAAGTCATTCTGAGAAAGATCTAGGGAACTAAGACGATCAAGCTCTGCCAATATTTCAGGGATTTCACCTTTTAAATGATTTCTTGAGAGGTTCAAGCTTTCAAGCAAGTCCATGTGACTAAAAGCTTCTGCAGGAATAGGACCTGAAATATTGTTTCCTGAAAAATCAAGATTGAAAAGATTTCTGCACCCAGCAAGTGTTTTGGGAATGAAACCCGAAAGATTATTGTTTGAAATATCAATAGCTTGTATCATTCCCAACATGCCCAACTCAGTTGGAACATTTCCAACCAAGTGGTTGTAAGAAAGGTTGAGATACATCTGAATGTCTTTGAAGTGTGCAATGACATCTCCAGGAATTATTCCTGTGAGCTGGTTGTGAGAGAGATCCAATGCTAAAAGATGGTTAAGCTTTCCCATGCTTCTTGGAATGGACCCATTAAGTTTGTTGCCATGAAGGTCTAAGTATGAAAGCATCTCAAGCTTTGAGAGAGAATCAGGTATTTGACCAACCAACTTATTTTGATGCAGCAAAAGTTCTGTTAGTTCTTTTAATTCAGAGAGCTTATCAGGTATTGTACCTTGTAGTTCATTGTCATAGAGAGAGATCCCCTGAAGGTGAGAAAGTTTGGAAAGTTCTGGAGGAATTTGACCTGAAAACGTATTTTCAGAAAGGGATAAAGTGACGAGTTGATTCAAGTTTCCGATCTCTGGTGGAATTGGTCCTATGAAAGAATTTCCATTCAGCTGCAGGCGTATGAGTTTAGAGAGATTCTGGATATCTGATTTTATCAATCCACTGAAGTTGTTCATTGCCAAACTTAGAGTGCTAAGATTTGAGCAGTTATAGAGGTCATTTGGGATTTCCCCAGTCATTTTGTTGGATGTAAGAGACAGGAAAGTAAGATTAGGCGACCTTGAAAAACCCTCAGGAATTTTCCCAGTTAAAGCATTAAAAGACAAACTTACATTTACTAGACTAGTAATATTGGTAATGCTAGAGGGAATGGATCCATGAAAGCAGTTGGAGTTCAAAACAAGAAACTTCAAATCATGAAGCGCACCCAAGTTTGAAGGAAGTTCACCTGAGAGGAGATTCTGGCTCATTGACAGATATGTCAAGTTTGTCAAGTTTGTTATTGACGAAGGGATCTTCCCAGTAAACTTATTTAAGTGCAGGGTTAGAACTTGCAAGGAGTTCATAGATCCAATCTCTGAAGATATTGTTCCCTCTAAGTTATTCTGTGAGAGGCCTAAATTTGTTAATGATTTCAACtggaatatggaagatggaatGGTGGAATTCAAGTTATTCCGATGTAACTTCAATGTCCCTAACTGAACTAAATTTCCTAGCTCAGGAGGAATACTTCCAACAAGCTTATTATCGGATAACTCAAGGCTTAAAAGTTTGCTACACTTACCTAGCTCTGAAGGAACTTTCCCACTCAATGAATTTTGGAACAATTCAAGGTATTCTAAATTTGTCAGATTTCCAATCTCTCGAGGTATTACACCTGATAACTTGTTCTGGCTAAAATCAAGAGCTCGCAAAGCGGCTAATTGACCTACGGAAAGAGGTATAGACCCTACCAAGCTATTTCCAAAACCTGCAATCTGTATAAGGTTAACTGGATTCCCAATGTTTGCTGGGATTCTGCCAGTAAGGTTGTTGAAATTAAAAGCAATACCCAACAAAGAAGTGCAGTTGAATATGCTGTCAGGGAGGCTTCCATTCAAGAAGTTGTTACCTAAGTCTAAATACTGCAGGCTTTTAAGATTTCCTAATTCAGGAGGGATAGGACCTGATAAAGAATTGTCAACAAGAATCAGTTGAGTAAGTTGAGTGCAAAGACTGAGCTGAGAAGGAATGTAGCCAGAGAATGAGTTTGAAGTTACATCAAAAACCTGAAGGCCAGAAATGTTTCCAAGGAAAGGTGAAATCTCCCCTTGGAGCTGAAGACTAACCagggaaattgaaatgacatgATTTGAAGGTGGATCACATGCAATGCCAGACCAGTTGCAGTGGTGGTGACTGTCAACCCAATCTGCAAGAGCCCCATTTGGGTCAGCAGTGATGGAGTTTTTGAAAGCTTTCAAAGCTTGAATTTCAACATCCAAGCTTGTTTCAGCATGGGAAACTATGGATGCAATGGAAAGGACTATGCCTATAGTCAAACTAATCTTTAGGGACAACATCACTGTGTGGAATATGGTAGAATATTCAATGGCAGTTTGCTGATATAAAAACTGAAGTGAGTGTAACCTTTATATACTAGTTAATTTTCATTCATCCACCAATAATTTCAAAAGGCATGGCCCCCCATTTGTGACAGAGAGTGTTCAGTGACATGTAGTCAAGTCAAACATTAGCAGGGATTAATGTTACGTAGAACACAAACAGTGATTGTTTGGACAAGGACTCGATATCTTAAATTTGACTTACGAGGTCATCACGGTATAACGAAACAGGTTGCATCTTCTACCGATTGAGACACTACATAGAACACGCCAtgtcaaatataaatatatacgtATCCTCTAAGGTTTAAAAGAAAGATAGTGCACATGGTAGATATATACAATATGGCTAtccatagaaaataaaaatgtattaattaagGAGTTGAGCGTGACTACTGGAGCTAATGGTGTGTATTATAAAAGCTAGAAATCGGCCATGAGAAGCAAAAAGTGAGAATGCATATCGGTAAACGCGGTTTGCAGCAAGTTGTGTGATAAAGCCAAAGAAGCAAGTTGGTAATAATAGATAATTAATAGCATAGTGCCATGCAAGTTGCGCAAAATAACGgccaaaaacaatattttaaatgtgAAGCTGTGATATTGGGTTCAGACGTGTGGATTTAGCTTACTATAGCGCGTTTGATTTCTTGTTTCGGATGTGATTATCGTAAACTAATAGTTACAGCTTCCACATCCTAACTGTGATTCTTTCGTCTCAACGATTTTGCAAACATTATATGATTCAAGGGGCCGGGTTATATATATCAGCATATGGTAATTAAAGTTCAGTTTTATTGACTCGTGAAAAACTCTTACATGCACAACAATTAAATTCTAAGCTGTTAATCAGTATTTATAACCCCTACCAAAGTGTATCTGTTTTGTGTATTCTTTAGTTTAGCACAAAGACGAAGCTGAACATATTCTTTACTGGCCATGCCACAACATTGGACTCTGGATATAGCTGGTCAGCGagatcattttatttaaacttatttattaaaataaatacttattttaaccaaataagtaattttttagtatgtttgtataaattatttcaacttaagaaataaattatatctgtttcttaaaaaaacctatattttaaagttattttttttaagtttatacaaactttatatatatcTAAGAAATAGTAgtaacatattttctaatacactcttaaaataaattctttaagATTgagtgaaatttattgaaaatagtattgattataatttattaaaaattataaaattaggaCTAGGTCTTAGACTatcctaattttataatttttaataaattataaacaatacTAAAACATGTATTGGGAGTAGGAATGAAAATGAGTAGAGTCGCTTTTCAAGGACCTATGGCTTGACCTATTTAAGGTTTGATTCGGCTTGACTTGTTTACTATAAAGAACAAACTCAAACttctaaaaagttttttttaagataaaaaggtcaaagttaaactataaaaaaagctCGTTAAGCTTGACAAGTCGACTtgtttaagtaataataataataataataataataataataataataataactattatctATACCATTTTTATGGCATTATGAATGACAAGATGAAGTGACATAAAGTGCTTAGAGAGTTCACTTGCAtgtgaaaaattttcaaaaagaacaaaactCAAATTAAAAGGATAATGCAACTAGATTaatactttcaaagaaaagaatgttttgtaaagacattttcagacaatttaaatatttttatttgactatattagtataaatcatctttaatccatatattttttaatattatgcttttttttattttcttttgatatactttgtaCTTTAAtaacttgaattcaatatgattttgtttatcaattatttttggatttgtacattacgtatacgaaattttataagtttctttttttagttagtatttcactaggtttaaaaataattaattggttaAAAATGTCTTTAAGCAGATTTCTAAATAGGTTGGTAGGTCAAACCAgacttttatgtaaaaaaaaagttatgacaGGTAATGAACAAActcaaattttacttattttacttAAGTCGAACTTAAATTTGATTTGACTTGACTCATTTTCACACCTAATTAGAGGAGTGCCTCGGCTATTGCTTCTCATATCTCTAAATGAAAGTGTGACTTAAATAATTCGTCGTGGGAACGATAAAGTAGTGGGATTGAACCTAATTAACACCCAGCCGTTAATCTGTGCCAAGTTTAATATATCATGTAATGCGCgcaatactttttttcttttgagataATGCTTTTAGGCTGGATGGATGAGAATCCTCTAGATTCAAGAGTTGTTGACTAGTTAACTTGATTTTAGGTAAATATTTacgtatttgattttatttcacttttgaGAAATTAAGTttcagtttaaaattaattttaagttaatgTAGTACAACTTTAGGTACTTTTGtgttagattaaaaattataattaaattttattattaacttgcTTTTAAAGATATACA belongs to Glycine soja cultivar W05 chromosome 5, ASM419377v2, whole genome shotgun sequence and includes:
- the LOC114412657 gene encoding uncharacterized protein LOC114412657 → MDNKIRPLSVSSHSNFFSSLKQVEKRLKLDQTLQPAIESQIQESTLGSPIFLQSSGSQICPSQDSSEPPQAFLSVSQEFPTINQDPSHSQTDHITSANEAEDNDDDDDIEQLMQLLGLSEVKEQRDGDFDEGDSCHCDGGFYAKIVGVEGPKCRKEVLRLDGWINHFMNGGGEEKQEPLRLAHLLLGKSAFVSDGAFGELDFPSTIQEFLHTDPPTD
- the LOC114412656 gene encoding LRR receptor-like serine/threonine-protein kinase FLS2, encoding MLSLKISLTIGIVLSIASIVSHAETSLDVEIQALKAFKNSITADPNGALADWVDSHHHCNWSGIACDPPSNHVISISLVSLQLQGEISPFLGNISGLQVFDVTSNSFSGYIPSQLSLCTQLTQLILVDNSLSGPIPPELGNLKSLQYLDLGNNFLNGSLPDSIFNCTSLLGIAFNFNNLTGRIPANIGNPVNLIQIAGFGNSLVGSIPLSVGQLAALRALDFSQNKLSGVIPREIGNLTNLEYLELFQNSLSGKVPSELGKCSKLLSLELSDNKLVGSIPPELGNLVQLGTLKLHRNNLNSTIPSSIFQLKSLTNLGLSQNNLEGTISSEIGSMNSLQVLTLHLNKFTGKIPSSITNLTNLTYLSMSQNLLSGELPSNLGALHDLKFLVLNSNCFHGSIPSSITNITSLVNVSLSFNALTGKIPEGFSRSPNLTFLSLTSNKMTGEIPNDLYNCSNLSTLSLAMNNFSGLIKSDIQNLSKLIRLQLNGNSFIGPIPPEIGNLNQLVTLSLSENTFSGQIPPELSKLSHLQGISLYDNELQGTIPDKLSELKELTELLLHQNKLVGQIPDSLSKLEMLSYLDLHGNKLNGSIPRSMGKLNHLLALDLSHNQLTGIIPGDVIAHFKDIQMYLNLSYNHLVGNVPTELGMLGMIQAIDISNNNLSGFIPKTLAGCRNLFNLDFSGNNISGPIPAEAFSHMDLLESLNLSRNHLKGEIPEILAELDRLSSLDLSQNDLKGTIPEGFANLSNLVHLNLSFNQLEGHVPKTGIFAHINASSIVGNRDLCGAKFLPPCRETKHSLSKKSISIIASLGSLAMLLLLLILVLNRGTKFCNSKERDASVNHGPDYNSALTLKRFNPNELEIATGFFSADSIIGASSLSTVYKGQMEDGRVVAIKRLNLQQFSAKTDKIFKREANTLSQMRHRNLVKVLGYAWESGKMKALVLEYMENGNLENIIHGKGVDQSVISRWTLSERVRVFISIASALDYLHSGYDFPIVHCDIKPSNILLDREWEAHVSDFGTARILGLHEQAGSTLSSSAALQGTVGYMAPEFAYMRKVTTKADVFSFGIIVMEFLTKRRPTGLSEEEGLPITLREVVAKALANGIEQFVNIVDPLLTWNVTKEHDEVLAELFKLSLCCTLPDPEHRPNTNEVLSALVKLQTTLSC